Proteins from one Mugil cephalus isolate CIBA_MC_2020 chromosome 15, CIBA_Mcephalus_1.1, whole genome shotgun sequence genomic window:
- the cltca gene encoding clathrin, heavy chain a (Hc) isoform X2, with amino-acid sequence MAQILPIRFQEHLQLQNLGINPSNIGFSTLTMESDKFICIREKVGEQTQVVIIDMADPNTPIRRPISADSAIMNPASKVIALKAAKTLQIFNIEMKSKMKAHTMTDDVTFWKWISLNTVALVTDNAVYHWSMEGDSQPVKVFDRHSSLAGCQIINYRTDAKQKWLLLIGISAQQNRVVGAMQLYSVDRKVSQPIEGHAASFAQFKMEGNSEESTLFCFAVRGQAGGKLHIIEVGTPPTGNQPFPKKAVDVFFPPEAQNDFPVAMQISSKQDVVFLITKYGYIHLYDLETGTCIYMNRISGETIFVTAPHEATSGIIGVNRKGQVLSVCVEEENIIPYITNVLQNPDLALRLAVRNNLAGAEELFARKFNNLFAAGNYSEAAKVAANAPKGILRTPDTIRRFQGVPTQPGQTSPLLQYFGILLDQGQLNKFESLELCRPVLQQGRKQLLEKWLKEDKLECSEELGDLVKAVDPTLALSVYLRANVPNKVIQCFAETGQFPKIVLYAKKVGYTPDWIFLLRNVMRINPEQGLQFAQMLVQDEEPLADITQIVDVFMEYNLIQQCTSFLLDALKNNRPSEGPLQTRLLEMNLMHAPQVADAILGNQMFTNYDRAHIAQLCEKAGLLQRALEHYTDLYDIKRAVVHTHLLNPEWLVNFFGSLSVEDSLECLRAMLSANIRQNLQICVQVASKYHEQLTTQALTELFESFKSFEGLFYFLGSIVNFSQDPEVHFKYIQAACKTGQIKEVERICRESNCYDPERVKNFLKEAKLTDQLPLIIVCDRFDFVHDLVLYLYRNNLQKYIEIYVQKVNPSRLPVVVGGLLDVDCSEDVIKSLILVVRGQFSTDELVAEVEKRNRLKLLLPWLESRIHEGCEEPATHNALAKIYIDSNNNPERFLRENPFYDSRVVGKYCEKRDPHLACVAYERGQCDQELINVCNENSLFKSLSRYLVRRKDPDLWASVLLETNPFRRPLIDQVVQTALSETQDPEEVSVTVKAFMTADLPNELIELLEKIVLDNSVFSEHRNLQNLLILTAIKADRTRVMEYISRLDNYDAPDIANIAISNELFEEAFAIFKKFDVNTSAVQVLIEHIGNLDRAYEFAERCNEPAVWSQLAKAQLQKELVKEAIDSYIKADDPSAYMEVVQAADKSGNWEDLVKFLQMARKKARESYVETELIFALAKTNRLAELEEFINGPNNAHIQQVGDRCYDEKMYEAAKLLYNNVSNFGRLASTLVHLGEYQAAVDGARKANSTRTWKEVCFACVDGKEFRLAQMCGLHIVVHADELEELINYYQDRGYFEELITMLEAALGLERAHMGMFTELAILYSKFKPQKMREHLELFWSRVNIPKVLRAAEQAHLWAELVFLYDKYEEFDNAIITMMNHPTDAWKEGQFKDIITKVANVELYYKAIQFYLEFKPLLLNDLLIVLSPRLDHSRAVNFFNKVKQLPLVKPYLRSVQNHNNKSVNEALNNLFITEEDYQALRTSIDAYDNFDNISLAQRLEKHELIEFRRIAAYLFKGNNRWKQSVELCKKDKLYKDAMQYASESKDTELAEELLSWFLQEDKKECFAACLFTCYDLLRPDVVLETAWRHNIMDFSMPYFIQVMREYLSKVDKLETSESLRKEEEQATETQPIVYGTPQLMLTAGPSVPVAPQPAYGYGYQAPAGYPQPAAQPGFGYGM; translated from the exons CTCCAAAACTTGGGCATCAATCCGTCCAACATAGGCTTCAGCACCCTCACCATGGAGTCGGATAAGTTCATCTGTATCCGAGAGAAGGTGGGCGAGCAGACTCAGGTGGTGATCATCGACATGGCCGACCCCAACACACCGATCCGCAGGCCCATCTCTGCTGACAGCGCCATCATGAATCCAGCCAGCAAGGTCATTGCACTTAAAG CCGCCAAAACCCTTCAGATCTTTAACATTGAGATGAAGAGCAAGATGAAGGCGCACACCATGACCGACGATGTCACCTTCTGGAAGTGGATCTCCCTCAACACAGTCGCGCTCGTGACTGACAACGCTGTCTACCACTGGAGCATGGAGGGTGACTCGCAGCCTGTGAAAGTCTTTGACCGCCACTCCAGCCTGGCAGGCTGCCAGATCATCAACTACCGCACCGACGCCAAGCAAAAGTGGCTTCTGCTCATCGGTATCTCAGCTCAG caaaATCGAGTGGTGGGAGCAATGCAGCTGTACTCGGTCGACAGAAAGGTTTCTCAGCCCATCGAAGGCCATGCTGCCAGCTTCGCCCAGTTTAAGATGGAAGGAAACTCAGAGGAGTCGACCCTGTTCTGCTTTGCTGTCAGAGGCCAAGCTGGTGGAAAG TTGCACATCATCGAAGTGGGAACCCCACCAACCGGTAACCAGCCCTTCCCAAAGAAAGCAGTGGATGTCTTCTTCCCTCCAGAAGCCCAGAACGACTTCCCTGTGGCAATGCAG ATAAGCTCGAAGCAGGATGTGGTTTTCCTTATCACCAAATATGGCTACATCCACTTGTATGACTTGGAGACAGGCACATGCATCTACATGAACCGCATCAGTGGAGAGACCATCTTTGTCACCGCTCCACATGAGGCCACCTCAGGCATCATCGGGGTCAACAGGAAGGGACAG gtgctgtctgtctgcgtgGAAGAGGAAAACATCATTCCCTACATCACCAATGTGCTGCAGAATCCGGATCTGGCCCTCCGCTTGGCTGTCCGCAACAACCTCGCTGGGGCTGAAGAACTGTTTGCACGCAAGTTCAACAACCTGTTTGCTGCTGGCAACTACTCCGAGGCAGCCAAGGTTGCTGCGAATGCACCAAAG GGCATCCTGCGCACCCCAGACACAATCCGCCGCTTTCAGGGTGTTCCCACTCAGCCAGGTCAGACCTCCCCCCTGCTGCAGTATTTTGGCATCCTGTTGGACCAGGGCCAGCTCAACAAATTTGAGTCCCTGGAGCTTTGCAGGCCCGTCCTCCAGCAGGGACGAAAGCAGCTCCTGGAGAAGTGGCTGAAGGAAGACAAG CTGGAGTGTTCAGAGGAACTGGGTGACCTGGTGAAGGCAGTGGACCCCACCTTGGCTCTCAGTGTCTACCTGAGGGCCAACGTCCCCAACAAGgtcattcagtgttttgcgGAGACTGGTCAGTTCCCCAAGATTGTCCTGTATGCCAAGAAG gTGGGCTACACTCCAGACTGGATCTTTCTTCTCAGGAATGTGATGCGGATCAACCCAGAACAAGGCTTGCAGTTTGCTCAGATGCTGGTGCAGGATGAAGAGCCACTGGCTGACATCACACAG aTTGTGGACGTGTTCATGGAGTACAACCTGATCCAGCAGTGCACTTCTTTCCTCCTGGATGCTCTGAAGAACAATagaccctcagaaggaccactCCAGACTCGTCTGTTGGAGATGAACCTCATGCATGCTCCACAG GTTGCTGACGCTATCCTGGGCAACCAAATGTTCACCAACTATGATCGCGCCCACATCGCCCAGCTGTGCGAGAAGGCTGGACTCCTGCAAAGGGCGCTGGAGCATTACACCGACCTGTACGACATCAAGCGTGCTGTGGTGCACACACATCTGCTCAACCCAGAG tggCTGGTGAACTTCTTTGGCTCCCTGTCAGTGGAGGACTCTCTGGAGTGCCTCAGGGCCATGCTCTCCGCCAACATCCGCCAGAACCTGCAGATCTGTGTCCAGGTGGCTTCCAAGTACCATGAGCAGCTCACCACACAGGCCCTCACTGAACTCTTTGAGTCCTTCAAGAGTTTTGAAG GTTTGTTCTACTTCCTGGGCTCCATTGTAAACTTCAGTCAGGATCCTGAAGTTCACTTCAAATACATCCAGGCTGCCTGCAAGACAGGCCAGATAAAAGAGGTGGAGAGGATCTGCAGAGAGAGCAACTGCTACGACCCCGAGCGCGTCAAGAACTTCCTCAAG GAAGCCAAACTCACCGACCAGCTGCCGCTCATCATCGTCTGCGACCGCTTTGATTTCGTCCACGACTTGGTTCTCTACCTGTACCGCAACAACCTGCAGAAATACATTGAGATCTACGTTCAGAAG GTGAACCCCAGCCGTCTGCCTGTTGTGGTCGGTGGTCTGTTGGACGTGGACTGTTCTGAGGATGTCATCAAGAGCCTGATCCTGGTTGTCAGAGGACAGTTCTCCACTGATGAACTGGTCGCTGAAGTGGAAAAGAGGAACAG gctgaagctgctgctgccctgGCTGGAGTCTCGTATCCACGAAGGCTGTGAAGAGCCTGCTACCCACAATGCCCTGGCCAAGATCTACAttgacagcaacaacaacccTGAACGCTTCCTGAGAGAAAACCCTTTTTACGACAGCCGTGTGGTGGGAAAATATTGCGAGAAGAGAGACCCTCATCTGGCCTGTGTGGCCTATGAGAGAGGACAGTGTGACCAGGAGCTGATCAAT GTGTGCAATGAGAACTCCCTCTTCAAGAGCTTGTCTCGCTACCTGGTCCGACGCAAAGACCCCGACCTGTGGGCCAGCGTCCTGCTTGAGACCAACCCCTTCAGACGACCACTTATCGACCAg GTGGTGCAGACAGCTCTGTCAGAAACCCAGGATCCAGAGGAGGTGTCGGTCACAGTCAAGGCTTTCATGACAGCAGACTTGCCCAATGAGCTCATTGAGCTGCTTGAGAAGATCGTGTTGGACAACTCTGTCTTCAGCGAGCACAG AAATCTGCAGAACCTGCTGATCCTGACAGCAATCAAGGCCGACCGTACCCGTGTGATGGAGTACATCAGCAGGCTAGACAACTACGACGCTCCCGATATCGCAAACATCGCCATCAGCAACGAGCTCTTCGAGGAGGCCTTTGCCATCTTCAAGAAGTTTGATGTTAACACCTCTGCTGTGCAG gTGCTGATCGAGCATATTGGAAACCTGGACCGGGCCTATGAGTTCGCAGAGCGCTGCAATGAGCCAGCTGTGTGGAGCCAGCTGGCCAAGGCTCAGCTGCAGAAGGAGCTGGTTAAGGAGGCTATTGACTCCTACATCAAAGCCGATGACCCCTCTGCATACATGGAAGTGGTACAGGCTGCTGATAAGAGTG GTAACTGGGAGGACTTGGTCAAATTCCTTCAGATGGCTCGTAAGAAGGCCCGTGAGTCCTACGTGGAGACAGAGTTGATCTTTGCCTTGGCCAAAACCAATCGTCTGGCCGAACTGGAGGAATTCATCAATGGACCCAACAATGCTCACATCCAGCAG gtcGGTGACCGTTGTTATGATGAGAAAATGTATGAGGCAGCTAAACTGCTGTACAACAACGTCTCCAACTTTGGACGTCTGGCTTCAACTCTGGTGCACCTTGGAGAGTACCAGGCTGCTGTGGATGGCGCCCGTAAGGCCAACAGCACCCGCACCTGGAAAGAGGTGTGCTTCGCCTGCGTGGATGGAAAAGAGTTCAGACTGGCCCAGATGTGCGGCCTCCACATCGTGGTGCACGCTgacgagctggaggagctgattAACTACTACCAA GACCGCGGCTACTTTGAGGAGTTGATCACCATGCTGGAGGCCGCGCTGGGCCTGGAGCGCGCTCACATGGGGATGTTCACAGAGCTGGCCATCCTTTACTCCAAGTTCAAACCTCAGAAGATGAGAGAGCATCTGGAGCTCTTCTGGTCCCGAGTTAACATCCCGAAGGTCctgagagcagcagagcaggcTCACCTGTGGGCCGAGCTGGTCTTCCTGTACGACAAGTACGAGGAGTTCGACAACGCCATCATCACCATGATGAACCACCCAACAGACGCCTGGAAAGAGGGCCAGTTCAAAGACATCATCACCAAG GTGGCCAATGTGGAGCTGTACTACAAAGCCATCCAGTTTTATCTGGAGTTCAAGCCCTTGTTACTGAATGATTTGCTCATAGTGCTTTCTCCCAGACTGGACCACTCACGTGCCGTCAACTTCTTCAACAAG GTGAAACAGCTGCCTCTGGTCAAACCTTACCTACGGTCAGTAcagaaccacaacaacaaatcagTCAATGAAGCACTTAACAACCTGTTCATCACAGAGGAAGATTATCAG GCGCTGAGGACTTCAATAGACGCCTACGACAACTTTGACAACATCTCGCTGGCCCAGCGCTTGGAGAAGCACGAGCTGATTGAGTTCAGGAGAATCGCTGCCTACCTCTTCAAAGGCAACAACCGCTGGAAACAGAGTGTGGAGCTCTGCAAGAAGGACAAGCTCTACAag GACGCCATGCAGTATGCGTCAGAGTCCAAGGACACAGAGCTGGCAGAGGAGCTGCTATCCTGGTTCCTACAGGAGGACAAGAAGGAGTGCTTCGCCGCCTGCCTGTTCACCTGCTATGACCTGCTGCGGCCTGACGTGGTGCTGGAGACGGCCTGGAGGCACAACATCATGGACTTTTCTATGCCATACTTCATTCAGGTCATGAGGGAGTACCTCAGCAAG GTAGATAAACTAGAAACATCAGAGTCCCTaaggaaagaagaggagcaggCAACAGAGACGCAACCCATCGTCTACG GAACACCACAGCTGATGCTGACAGCGGGCCCCAGCGTACCTGTGGCCCCTCAGCCAGCTTACGGCTACGGCTACCAGGCGCCTGCAGGATACCCTCAGCCAGCAGCTCAGCCAGGCTTCGGCTACGGCATGTAA
- the cltca gene encoding clathrin, heavy chain a (Hc) isoform X1, giving the protein MAQILPIRFQEHLQLQNLGINPSNIGFSTLTMESDKFICIREKVGEQTQVVIIDMADPNTPIRRPISADSAIMNPASKVIALKDAAKTLQIFNIEMKSKMKAHTMTDDVTFWKWISLNTVALVTDNAVYHWSMEGDSQPVKVFDRHSSLAGCQIINYRTDAKQKWLLLIGISAQQNRVVGAMQLYSVDRKVSQPIEGHAASFAQFKMEGNSEESTLFCFAVRGQAGGKLHIIEVGTPPTGNQPFPKKAVDVFFPPEAQNDFPVAMQISSKQDVVFLITKYGYIHLYDLETGTCIYMNRISGETIFVTAPHEATSGIIGVNRKGQVLSVCVEEENIIPYITNVLQNPDLALRLAVRNNLAGAEELFARKFNNLFAAGNYSEAAKVAANAPKGILRTPDTIRRFQGVPTQPGQTSPLLQYFGILLDQGQLNKFESLELCRPVLQQGRKQLLEKWLKEDKLECSEELGDLVKAVDPTLALSVYLRANVPNKVIQCFAETGQFPKIVLYAKKVGYTPDWIFLLRNVMRINPEQGLQFAQMLVQDEEPLADITQIVDVFMEYNLIQQCTSFLLDALKNNRPSEGPLQTRLLEMNLMHAPQVADAILGNQMFTNYDRAHIAQLCEKAGLLQRALEHYTDLYDIKRAVVHTHLLNPEWLVNFFGSLSVEDSLECLRAMLSANIRQNLQICVQVASKYHEQLTTQALTELFESFKSFEGLFYFLGSIVNFSQDPEVHFKYIQAACKTGQIKEVERICRESNCYDPERVKNFLKEAKLTDQLPLIIVCDRFDFVHDLVLYLYRNNLQKYIEIYVQKVNPSRLPVVVGGLLDVDCSEDVIKSLILVVRGQFSTDELVAEVEKRNRLKLLLPWLESRIHEGCEEPATHNALAKIYIDSNNNPERFLRENPFYDSRVVGKYCEKRDPHLACVAYERGQCDQELINVCNENSLFKSLSRYLVRRKDPDLWASVLLETNPFRRPLIDQVVQTALSETQDPEEVSVTVKAFMTADLPNELIELLEKIVLDNSVFSEHRNLQNLLILTAIKADRTRVMEYISRLDNYDAPDIANIAISNELFEEAFAIFKKFDVNTSAVQVLIEHIGNLDRAYEFAERCNEPAVWSQLAKAQLQKELVKEAIDSYIKADDPSAYMEVVQAADKSGNWEDLVKFLQMARKKARESYVETELIFALAKTNRLAELEEFINGPNNAHIQQVGDRCYDEKMYEAAKLLYNNVSNFGRLASTLVHLGEYQAAVDGARKANSTRTWKEVCFACVDGKEFRLAQMCGLHIVVHADELEELINYYQDRGYFEELITMLEAALGLERAHMGMFTELAILYSKFKPQKMREHLELFWSRVNIPKVLRAAEQAHLWAELVFLYDKYEEFDNAIITMMNHPTDAWKEGQFKDIITKVANVELYYKAIQFYLEFKPLLLNDLLIVLSPRLDHSRAVNFFNKVKQLPLVKPYLRSVQNHNNKSVNEALNNLFITEEDYQALRTSIDAYDNFDNISLAQRLEKHELIEFRRIAAYLFKGNNRWKQSVELCKKDKLYKDAMQYASESKDTELAEELLSWFLQEDKKECFAACLFTCYDLLRPDVVLETAWRHNIMDFSMPYFIQVMREYLSKVDKLETSESLRKEEEQATETQPIVYGTPQLMLTAGPSVPVAPQPAYGYGYQAPAGYPQPAAQPGFGYGM; this is encoded by the exons CTCCAAAACTTGGGCATCAATCCGTCCAACATAGGCTTCAGCACCCTCACCATGGAGTCGGATAAGTTCATCTGTATCCGAGAGAAGGTGGGCGAGCAGACTCAGGTGGTGATCATCGACATGGCCGACCCCAACACACCGATCCGCAGGCCCATCTCTGCTGACAGCGCCATCATGAATCCAGCCAGCAAGGTCATTGCACTTAAAG ATG CCGCCAAAACCCTTCAGATCTTTAACATTGAGATGAAGAGCAAGATGAAGGCGCACACCATGACCGACGATGTCACCTTCTGGAAGTGGATCTCCCTCAACACAGTCGCGCTCGTGACTGACAACGCTGTCTACCACTGGAGCATGGAGGGTGACTCGCAGCCTGTGAAAGTCTTTGACCGCCACTCCAGCCTGGCAGGCTGCCAGATCATCAACTACCGCACCGACGCCAAGCAAAAGTGGCTTCTGCTCATCGGTATCTCAGCTCAG caaaATCGAGTGGTGGGAGCAATGCAGCTGTACTCGGTCGACAGAAAGGTTTCTCAGCCCATCGAAGGCCATGCTGCCAGCTTCGCCCAGTTTAAGATGGAAGGAAACTCAGAGGAGTCGACCCTGTTCTGCTTTGCTGTCAGAGGCCAAGCTGGTGGAAAG TTGCACATCATCGAAGTGGGAACCCCACCAACCGGTAACCAGCCCTTCCCAAAGAAAGCAGTGGATGTCTTCTTCCCTCCAGAAGCCCAGAACGACTTCCCTGTGGCAATGCAG ATAAGCTCGAAGCAGGATGTGGTTTTCCTTATCACCAAATATGGCTACATCCACTTGTATGACTTGGAGACAGGCACATGCATCTACATGAACCGCATCAGTGGAGAGACCATCTTTGTCACCGCTCCACATGAGGCCACCTCAGGCATCATCGGGGTCAACAGGAAGGGACAG gtgctgtctgtctgcgtgGAAGAGGAAAACATCATTCCCTACATCACCAATGTGCTGCAGAATCCGGATCTGGCCCTCCGCTTGGCTGTCCGCAACAACCTCGCTGGGGCTGAAGAACTGTTTGCACGCAAGTTCAACAACCTGTTTGCTGCTGGCAACTACTCCGAGGCAGCCAAGGTTGCTGCGAATGCACCAAAG GGCATCCTGCGCACCCCAGACACAATCCGCCGCTTTCAGGGTGTTCCCACTCAGCCAGGTCAGACCTCCCCCCTGCTGCAGTATTTTGGCATCCTGTTGGACCAGGGCCAGCTCAACAAATTTGAGTCCCTGGAGCTTTGCAGGCCCGTCCTCCAGCAGGGACGAAAGCAGCTCCTGGAGAAGTGGCTGAAGGAAGACAAG CTGGAGTGTTCAGAGGAACTGGGTGACCTGGTGAAGGCAGTGGACCCCACCTTGGCTCTCAGTGTCTACCTGAGGGCCAACGTCCCCAACAAGgtcattcagtgttttgcgGAGACTGGTCAGTTCCCCAAGATTGTCCTGTATGCCAAGAAG gTGGGCTACACTCCAGACTGGATCTTTCTTCTCAGGAATGTGATGCGGATCAACCCAGAACAAGGCTTGCAGTTTGCTCAGATGCTGGTGCAGGATGAAGAGCCACTGGCTGACATCACACAG aTTGTGGACGTGTTCATGGAGTACAACCTGATCCAGCAGTGCACTTCTTTCCTCCTGGATGCTCTGAAGAACAATagaccctcagaaggaccactCCAGACTCGTCTGTTGGAGATGAACCTCATGCATGCTCCACAG GTTGCTGACGCTATCCTGGGCAACCAAATGTTCACCAACTATGATCGCGCCCACATCGCCCAGCTGTGCGAGAAGGCTGGACTCCTGCAAAGGGCGCTGGAGCATTACACCGACCTGTACGACATCAAGCGTGCTGTGGTGCACACACATCTGCTCAACCCAGAG tggCTGGTGAACTTCTTTGGCTCCCTGTCAGTGGAGGACTCTCTGGAGTGCCTCAGGGCCATGCTCTCCGCCAACATCCGCCAGAACCTGCAGATCTGTGTCCAGGTGGCTTCCAAGTACCATGAGCAGCTCACCACACAGGCCCTCACTGAACTCTTTGAGTCCTTCAAGAGTTTTGAAG GTTTGTTCTACTTCCTGGGCTCCATTGTAAACTTCAGTCAGGATCCTGAAGTTCACTTCAAATACATCCAGGCTGCCTGCAAGACAGGCCAGATAAAAGAGGTGGAGAGGATCTGCAGAGAGAGCAACTGCTACGACCCCGAGCGCGTCAAGAACTTCCTCAAG GAAGCCAAACTCACCGACCAGCTGCCGCTCATCATCGTCTGCGACCGCTTTGATTTCGTCCACGACTTGGTTCTCTACCTGTACCGCAACAACCTGCAGAAATACATTGAGATCTACGTTCAGAAG GTGAACCCCAGCCGTCTGCCTGTTGTGGTCGGTGGTCTGTTGGACGTGGACTGTTCTGAGGATGTCATCAAGAGCCTGATCCTGGTTGTCAGAGGACAGTTCTCCACTGATGAACTGGTCGCTGAAGTGGAAAAGAGGAACAG gctgaagctgctgctgccctgGCTGGAGTCTCGTATCCACGAAGGCTGTGAAGAGCCTGCTACCCACAATGCCCTGGCCAAGATCTACAttgacagcaacaacaacccTGAACGCTTCCTGAGAGAAAACCCTTTTTACGACAGCCGTGTGGTGGGAAAATATTGCGAGAAGAGAGACCCTCATCTGGCCTGTGTGGCCTATGAGAGAGGACAGTGTGACCAGGAGCTGATCAAT GTGTGCAATGAGAACTCCCTCTTCAAGAGCTTGTCTCGCTACCTGGTCCGACGCAAAGACCCCGACCTGTGGGCCAGCGTCCTGCTTGAGACCAACCCCTTCAGACGACCACTTATCGACCAg GTGGTGCAGACAGCTCTGTCAGAAACCCAGGATCCAGAGGAGGTGTCGGTCACAGTCAAGGCTTTCATGACAGCAGACTTGCCCAATGAGCTCATTGAGCTGCTTGAGAAGATCGTGTTGGACAACTCTGTCTTCAGCGAGCACAG AAATCTGCAGAACCTGCTGATCCTGACAGCAATCAAGGCCGACCGTACCCGTGTGATGGAGTACATCAGCAGGCTAGACAACTACGACGCTCCCGATATCGCAAACATCGCCATCAGCAACGAGCTCTTCGAGGAGGCCTTTGCCATCTTCAAGAAGTTTGATGTTAACACCTCTGCTGTGCAG gTGCTGATCGAGCATATTGGAAACCTGGACCGGGCCTATGAGTTCGCAGAGCGCTGCAATGAGCCAGCTGTGTGGAGCCAGCTGGCCAAGGCTCAGCTGCAGAAGGAGCTGGTTAAGGAGGCTATTGACTCCTACATCAAAGCCGATGACCCCTCTGCATACATGGAAGTGGTACAGGCTGCTGATAAGAGTG GTAACTGGGAGGACTTGGTCAAATTCCTTCAGATGGCTCGTAAGAAGGCCCGTGAGTCCTACGTGGAGACAGAGTTGATCTTTGCCTTGGCCAAAACCAATCGTCTGGCCGAACTGGAGGAATTCATCAATGGACCCAACAATGCTCACATCCAGCAG gtcGGTGACCGTTGTTATGATGAGAAAATGTATGAGGCAGCTAAACTGCTGTACAACAACGTCTCCAACTTTGGACGTCTGGCTTCAACTCTGGTGCACCTTGGAGAGTACCAGGCTGCTGTGGATGGCGCCCGTAAGGCCAACAGCACCCGCACCTGGAAAGAGGTGTGCTTCGCCTGCGTGGATGGAAAAGAGTTCAGACTGGCCCAGATGTGCGGCCTCCACATCGTGGTGCACGCTgacgagctggaggagctgattAACTACTACCAA GACCGCGGCTACTTTGAGGAGTTGATCACCATGCTGGAGGCCGCGCTGGGCCTGGAGCGCGCTCACATGGGGATGTTCACAGAGCTGGCCATCCTTTACTCCAAGTTCAAACCTCAGAAGATGAGAGAGCATCTGGAGCTCTTCTGGTCCCGAGTTAACATCCCGAAGGTCctgagagcagcagagcaggcTCACCTGTGGGCCGAGCTGGTCTTCCTGTACGACAAGTACGAGGAGTTCGACAACGCCATCATCACCATGATGAACCACCCAACAGACGCCTGGAAAGAGGGCCAGTTCAAAGACATCATCACCAAG GTGGCCAATGTGGAGCTGTACTACAAAGCCATCCAGTTTTATCTGGAGTTCAAGCCCTTGTTACTGAATGATTTGCTCATAGTGCTTTCTCCCAGACTGGACCACTCACGTGCCGTCAACTTCTTCAACAAG GTGAAACAGCTGCCTCTGGTCAAACCTTACCTACGGTCAGTAcagaaccacaacaacaaatcagTCAATGAAGCACTTAACAACCTGTTCATCACAGAGGAAGATTATCAG GCGCTGAGGACTTCAATAGACGCCTACGACAACTTTGACAACATCTCGCTGGCCCAGCGCTTGGAGAAGCACGAGCTGATTGAGTTCAGGAGAATCGCTGCCTACCTCTTCAAAGGCAACAACCGCTGGAAACAGAGTGTGGAGCTCTGCAAGAAGGACAAGCTCTACAag GACGCCATGCAGTATGCGTCAGAGTCCAAGGACACAGAGCTGGCAGAGGAGCTGCTATCCTGGTTCCTACAGGAGGACAAGAAGGAGTGCTTCGCCGCCTGCCTGTTCACCTGCTATGACCTGCTGCGGCCTGACGTGGTGCTGGAGACGGCCTGGAGGCACAACATCATGGACTTTTCTATGCCATACTTCATTCAGGTCATGAGGGAGTACCTCAGCAAG GTAGATAAACTAGAAACATCAGAGTCCCTaaggaaagaagaggagcaggCAACAGAGACGCAACCCATCGTCTACG GAACACCACAGCTGATGCTGACAGCGGGCCCCAGCGTACCTGTGGCCCCTCAGCCAGCTTACGGCTACGGCTACCAGGCGCCTGCAGGATACCCTCAGCCAGCAGCTCAGCCAGGCTTCGGCTACGGCATGTAA
- the ptrh2 gene encoding peptidyl-tRNA hydrolase 2, mitochondrial has protein sequence MDLWYGPLGLGVAAGLGCGLLLGWHLQTRFGPSPKSQATPMGNGADTTSVMGESGEFKMILVVRNDLKMGKGKVAAQCSHAAVSAYKQVQRRDPQMLKQWEYCGQPKVVVKAPDENTLIELLGHAKEAGLHVSLIQDAGRTQIAPGSRTVLGIGPGPADLIDKVTGDLKLY, from the coding sequence ATGGATTTGTGGTACGGTCCGCTGGGCTTGGGTGTAGCAGCAGGGCTGGGCTGTGGGCTCTTGCTCGGCTGGCACCTTCAGACCCGCTTCGGTCCTTCGCCCAAAAGCCAGGCGACGCCGATGGGAAACGGCGCCGACACGACAAGCGTGATGGGAGAAAGTGGTGAATTCAAGATGATTCTGGTGGTGCGAAATGACCTGAAGATGGGCAAGGGGAAGGTCGCCGCCCAGTGCTCCCATGCTGCCGTATCCGCCTACAAGCAGGTCCAGCGCAGGGACCCCCAGATGCTCAAACAGTGGGAGTACTGCGGCCAACCCAAGGTGGTGGTGAAAGCCCCCGACGAGAACACCCTGATAGAACTTCTGGGTCACGCCAAAGAAGCGGGGCTTCACGTCAGCCTGATCCAAGATGCAGGAAGGACACAAATTGCACCGGGGTCGCGCACTGTGCTGGGCATCGGCCCCGGCCCAGCTGATCTGATTGACAAAGTCACCGGAGACTTGAAGCTCTACTAG